GGACGGCGAGGGTCTCGGCGGCCAGGTGAACATCAAGACGAAGAGCCCTTTTGAAAATGACGGCCTCGCGGCGAGCTTCAGTGCCCAAGGCCAGTTCGCCGACCAGAGCGGCGAATACAGCAGCAAGTTCAACGGCTACGTCTCGCAGCGCTTCGGTTCGGACCAGCAATACGGTTTCCTGATCGCCCCGACCTGGCAGGAGCGCAAGTTCGGCTCCCACAATTACGAGACCGGCGGCGCGTGGGTGTCGCCCTCCGACAACGGCACGCCGTTCTACACGCCCGAGGCGCTGGAGTTTCGCGACTACGTGATCAACCGCGAGCGCTACGGCGTGACTGCGGCCTTCGAGGCCCGCCCCGACACCGGCACGGTGTTCTACGTCCACGGCGGCCACAACCGTTTCACCGACACCGAGAGCCGCCACCTCACGATCTTCGACTTCACCGAGGGCACCCTGAACACCGCCTCGGTCACGGCTGACTCGGCGACCTATACGGCGCTGCGCCGCTACGGCCGTCGCCTCCGCATCCGCGAAAAGGACCAGGAAGTCTCAACGCTCACCGCCGGCATGGAGAAGCAGGCCGGCGCCTGGAAGTTCGACGTGCAGGCCGGTTACACCAAGGGCGACGAGCGCCGTCCCGACGAGCTGACCGCCCGCTTCCGCCGCAACACCCGCGACGCCTCCATCCGTTACGACGCCAATGGTCCCTACACGCTCAGCGTAACGCAGCTCGCCGGCGCGAGCTTCTTCGAACCGTCATCCTACAACTTCCAGCGCGTGGACCTCGCCAACGAGACCGGCAGCGAGACCGAGACCGACCTCGGTTTCAACGCCCGCTACGATTTCACCGGCAGCCCGGCCTGGGTGAAGTTCGGCGCGCTGTTCCGCAACAAGGAGAAGGAAGCCGAGGGCGAGGTCTATGAGCTGACCTCCGCTCCGGCCACGTTCACCTTCGTAAACCTCGCCGAGCCGGCCAGCGACTATCCCTACCTGCGCGTGCCGCGCATCAGTACGGCGGCGGTGAAGGAGGCGTTCTACTCGAACCGCAGCGCCTTCACCGGCGTCCGGCTGTTCGAGGACAGCGAGTTTGAGGACTTTGAGATCCAGGAGGACGTGCTCTCTGGCTACGTCATGGGCGGCACCTCCTTTGGCCGGCTCAATGTGCTCGGCGGCGTGCGCGTTGAGCGCACGGAATTCGAGACCACCGGCAACGAGCTTGATCTCGTCAACGAGGTGGCCACGCGCCGCAGCGCCGGCCGCAGCTACACGAATGTGCTCCCCGGGGTCCACTTCCGCTACGACGTGGACAAGAACCTGGTGCTCCGCGCCTCGTGGTCCAACTCCCTCGCGCGGCCCTCGTTCGGCGACAGCGCCTTCCGCTCGCTCGTGAACAGCGACGACCTCGAGATCACCCGCGGCAATCCCAACCTCAAGGCCCTCGAGGCCGTGAACTGGGATGCCTCGGTCGAATACTACCTGCCCTCGCTCGGCGTCGTCTCTGCGGCCGTATTCCGCAAGCAGATCGAGAACTTCTCCTACGAATACGAGGACCCGACGCCCGTCGTCATCGCCGGCGACAGCTACGACCTGACGACCTACGCCAACGGCTCCGACGGCTCGATCACGGGCGTCGAGCTGGCCTACCAGCAGCAGCTCCGTTTCCTGCCCGCGCCCCTCGACGGCCTCGGTGTGATGGCCAACATCACCTTCCTCGACAGCGAGGCGACCTACCCGACGCGTCCCGGCGAGGACGTGCCGTTCATCGGTCAGAGCGACCGCACCGGTAATCTCGCCCTCACCTACGAGAAGGCCGGCCTCTTCCTGCGCCTCGCGCTGAATTTCCGCACCGAGCGTCTGCGCGAGGACGAGCCGCTCGGCGGCGAAGCCTGGCAGGACCTCTACGTGGACGATTTCAAGCAGCTCGACCTCACCGCCCGCTACAAGCTCACCAAGAAATGGGAGCTCTACGGCGAGGTGCTGAACCTCACCGACGAGCCCTTCCGCGTCTTCCTCAAGAGTCCCGGCGCCAACCAGGGCAACCGTCTCGGCCAGGTCGAGGAATATGGCTGGAGCGCCAACTTCGGCCTCCGCTGGAAGCTCTGAGTTCGACTTGCTCCCCCGGGCCGGTGCGGCTGAAAGCCCGCCGGCTCGGCCTATTTCCATGAACAAATTTTTCTCCCTCCTCGTGGCGTTGGCTGGATTGCTGTCTGCGGTCTGTGCGCAGACCGGGCCGGTGGCTTTCCGCGCCGACCTCCCGGCCGGCACCGCCTGCACGATCGACGCGCGCCAGCTGCACCCCACGCAGTTTTCGCACGGCTGGCGCGAGGTCGTCCACAAGCAGGCCAAGATGGACGCGATGTCGCCCACGGAGCTGAAGGCCTACCTCATCAAG
This DNA window, taken from Oleiharenicola lentus, encodes the following:
- a CDS encoding TonB-dependent receptor, with protein sequence MQTKNPRAGLPAFSLFLRAACVALALIGASLSAQSAGSLGGRVTDASTGLALAGARVTLAGTDLETYTGTAGDYSLAGVPPGSYSVEVNYVGYPGVARSVEVNGATRLNVAFNSETVELDKLVIEGAAVGTARAINQQRAAATLTNIVASDEIGNFPDQNAAEAIQRIPGISLYRDQGEGRYIVLRGLNYNFTSVKVNGGSFAGADLGERATPLDVIPADALAAIEVTKVPTPDMDGEGLGGQVNIKTKSPFENDGLAASFSAQGQFADQSGEYSSKFNGYVSQRFGSDQQYGFLIAPTWQERKFGSHNYETGGAWVSPSDNGTPFYTPEALEFRDYVINRERYGVTAAFEARPDTGTVFYVHGGHNRFTDTESRHLTIFDFTEGTLNTASVTADSATYTALRRYGRRLRIREKDQEVSTLTAGMEKQAGAWKFDVQAGYTKGDERRPDELTARFRRNTRDASIRYDANGPYTLSVTQLAGASFFEPSSYNFQRVDLANETGSETETDLGFNARYDFTGSPAWVKFGALFRNKEKEAEGEVYELTSAPATFTFVNLAEPASDYPYLRVPRISTAAVKEAFYSNRSAFTGVRLFEDSEFEDFEIQEDVLSGYVMGGTSFGRLNVLGGVRVERTEFETTGNELDLVNEVATRRSAGRSYTNVLPGVHFRYDVDKNLVLRASWSNSLARPSFGDSAFRSLVNSDDLEITRGNPNLKALEAVNWDASVEYYLPSLGVVSAAVFRKQIENFSYEYEDPTPVVIAGDSYDLTTYANGSDGSITGVELAYQQQLRFLPAPLDGLGVMANITFLDSEATYPTRPGEDVPFIGQSDRTGNLALTYEKAGLFLRLALNFRTERLREDEPLGGEAWQDLYVDDFKQLDLTARYKLTKKWELYGEVLNLTDEPFRVFLKSPGANQGNRLGQVEEYGWSANFGLRWKL